A single genomic interval of Cucumis sativus cultivar 9930 chromosome 7, Cucumber_9930_V3, whole genome shotgun sequence harbors:
- the LOC101217600 gene encoding uncharacterized protein LOC101217600 isoform X1, whose amino-acid sequence MVIFSCFHAHNHNHKVKKMGQQSPEAMQKSLQDLSQSNVSKNAPQSTTPNQLLIKTGNAKQDINRAYHMTSIIENSRMANETCRLKKSQSLGSMPYGDGLAGADNDTEEGRVLSCDRSQCRLEISDSEKARGLGISDRFKDTVASDSIRANSGAVIKEEIFSIDDPACREMEGGDNAGSMLSFDGDNRNYTPSTTQMIVKSCSMPNFDASSPVSGGSPCKDFLPPSRSSDDLQLFVPRHGEISLHEMEVQVNGSQSREDIVHENEKIYYENFSDDGKDSYHDVERDWKTSVVDEINPREALQEESESPVYYLNELPTNDFRMKRIEEWVSDLQHCNSCDETTEVYESAVNEVKRDSSIETGSSVGRVDSKVTAGMEAAKRYISSMNAAATTAQLANHGLVVIPFLSAFGSLKVLNLPANSIGKITAGALPRGLHSLNLSKNNIANIEGLRELTRLRMLDLSYNRICRIGHGLASCSSLKELYLAGNKISDVEGLHRLLKLCILDLRFNKISTAKSLGQLAANYNSLQVISLEGNPAQKNVGDDQLKKQLQSLLPHLVYYNRQPTKGGTLKDGTDRSVRLGISSHQLEHGARPDHKSVRKIAHSHRSQGFVSPRRSKLRHGNVHALPPTGSKVNGSTRQHHRLEMSSRRLEYKSDSLMRRSRSEGTLADL is encoded by the exons ATGgttatattttcttgtttccATGCTCACAATCATAACCACAAAGTAAAG AAAATGGGCCAACAATCTCCCGAAGCAATGCAGAAATCACTTCAAGATCTTTCTCAAAGTAATGTCTCAAAGAATGCTCCTCAGAGTACAACTCCAAATCAATTATTGATAAAGACAGGGAATGCTAAACAAGATATCAACAGAGCATATCACATGACTTCCATCATTGAGAATAGCAGAATGGCTAATGAGACGTGTCGCCTGAAAAAAAGTCAGTCCCTAGGAAGCATGCCATATGGGGATGGTTTGGCTGGTGCAGACAACGACACTGAAGAAGGCAGAGTACTTTCCTGTGACCGTTCCCAATGTAGGCTTGAGATTTCAGATTCTGAAAAGGCTCGAGGATTGGGCATCTCTGATCGGTTTAAAGACACTGTAGCCTCGGATTCTATTCGTGCAAATTCTGGTGCTGTTATTAAAGAAGAAATCTTCTCTATCGATGACCCGGCATGTAGAGAAATGGAAGGTGGGGATAATGCTGGTTCTATGCTATCTTTTGATGGTGATAATAGGAATTATACACCTAGCACCACACAAATGATTGTAAAATCATGTTCAATGCCGAACTTTGATGCCTCATCACCTGTTTCTGGTGGTTCTCCCTGTAAGGATTTCCTACCACCATCGAGATCTTCTGATGATCTCCAGCTCTTTGTTCCAAGGCATGGAGAGATCTCACTTCATGAGATGGAAGTCCAAGTAAATGGATCGCAATCAAGAGAAGATATTGTGCATGAgaatgagaaaatttattatgaaaatttttcgGATGACGGAAAAGATTCTTACCACGATGTTGAGCGGGACTGGAAAACATCAGTTGTAGATGAAATAAATCCAAGGGAGGCTCTACAAGAAGAATCTGAATCCCCGGTATATTATCTGAATGAATTGCCAACCAATGACTTCAGGATGAAGCGTATTGAGGAGTGGGTCAGTGATCTTCAACATTGTAATTCGTGTGATGAAACAACTGAAGTATATGAATCTGCTGTTAATGAAGTGAAAAGAGATTCTAGTATAGAAACTGGTTCCAGTGTTGGACGAGTCGATTCCAAAGTGACTGCAGGCATGGAAGCTGCTAAGAGATATATATCTTCAATGAATGCAGCAGCCACTACTGCACAATTGGCAAACCATGGATTGGTTGTGATCCCATTTCTTAGCGCATTTGGAAGCTTAAAGGTGCTCAATCTACCAGCAAACTCCATAG GAAAAATTACTGCTGGTGCTCTACCCCGAGGTTTACATAGCCTGAATTTGTCGAAAAATAACATTGCAAACATTGAAGGCTTACGGGAATTGACACGACTACGTATGCTGGATTTGAGCTATAACCGGATATGCCGAATTGGACATG GCTTGGCTTCTTGCTCATCGTTGAAGGAGTTGTATTTAGCTGGAAATAAAATTAGTGACGTAGAAGGTCTTCACCGACTCTTAAAATTATGCATACTCGACCTACGCTTTAACAAGATATCAACAGCCAAGAGTCTCGGTCAACTCGCTGCCAATTACAATTCTTTGCAAGTCATCAGCTTGGAAGGCAACCCTGCACAGAAGAATGTTGGAGACGACCAATTGAAGAAACAGCTGCAGAGCCTTCTTCCACATCTGGTTTACTATAACCGACAGCCCACCAAAGGCGGTACCTTGAAGGATGGTACTGACCGGTCAGTCCGCCTAGGCATAAGTAGCCATCAGCTCGAGCATGGTGCAAGACCAGATCACAAGAGCGTGAGGAAGATTGCTCACAGCCACAGAAGCCAGGGATTCGTCTCGCCTAGACGATCCAAGCTTCGCCATGGAAATGTCCATGCACTGCCCCCTACTGGAAGTAAAGTAAATGGCAGTACTCGACAACACCATCGTCTTGAAATGAGCAGTAGGCGATTAGAGTATAAATCAGACTCTCTTATGCGACGGAGTCGAAGTGAGGGAACCTTGGCAGATCTTtga
- the LOC101217600 gene encoding uncharacterized protein LOC101217600 isoform X2 has protein sequence MGQQSPEAMQKSLQDLSQSNVSKNAPQSTTPNQLLIKTGNAKQDINRAYHMTSIIENSRMANETCRLKKSQSLGSMPYGDGLAGADNDTEEGRVLSCDRSQCRLEISDSEKARGLGISDRFKDTVASDSIRANSGAVIKEEIFSIDDPACREMEGGDNAGSMLSFDGDNRNYTPSTTQMIVKSCSMPNFDASSPVSGGSPCKDFLPPSRSSDDLQLFVPRHGEISLHEMEVQVNGSQSREDIVHENEKIYYENFSDDGKDSYHDVERDWKTSVVDEINPREALQEESESPVYYLNELPTNDFRMKRIEEWVSDLQHCNSCDETTEVYESAVNEVKRDSSIETGSSVGRVDSKVTAGMEAAKRYISSMNAAATTAQLANHGLVVIPFLSAFGSLKVLNLPANSIGKITAGALPRGLHSLNLSKNNIANIEGLRELTRLRMLDLSYNRICRIGHGLASCSSLKELYLAGNKISDVEGLHRLLKLCILDLRFNKISTAKSLGQLAANYNSLQVISLEGNPAQKNVGDDQLKKQLQSLLPHLVYYNRQPTKGGTLKDGTDRSVRLGISSHQLEHGARPDHKSVRKIAHSHRSQGFVSPRRSKLRHGNVHALPPTGSKVNGSTRQHHRLEMSSRRLEYKSDSLMRRSRSEGTLADL, from the exons ATGGGCCAACAATCTCCCGAAGCAATGCAGAAATCACTTCAAGATCTTTCTCAAAGTAATGTCTCAAAGAATGCTCCTCAGAGTACAACTCCAAATCAATTATTGATAAAGACAGGGAATGCTAAACAAGATATCAACAGAGCATATCACATGACTTCCATCATTGAGAATAGCAGAATGGCTAATGAGACGTGTCGCCTGAAAAAAAGTCAGTCCCTAGGAAGCATGCCATATGGGGATGGTTTGGCTGGTGCAGACAACGACACTGAAGAAGGCAGAGTACTTTCCTGTGACCGTTCCCAATGTAGGCTTGAGATTTCAGATTCTGAAAAGGCTCGAGGATTGGGCATCTCTGATCGGTTTAAAGACACTGTAGCCTCGGATTCTATTCGTGCAAATTCTGGTGCTGTTATTAAAGAAGAAATCTTCTCTATCGATGACCCGGCATGTAGAGAAATGGAAGGTGGGGATAATGCTGGTTCTATGCTATCTTTTGATGGTGATAATAGGAATTATACACCTAGCACCACACAAATGATTGTAAAATCATGTTCAATGCCGAACTTTGATGCCTCATCACCTGTTTCTGGTGGTTCTCCCTGTAAGGATTTCCTACCACCATCGAGATCTTCTGATGATCTCCAGCTCTTTGTTCCAAGGCATGGAGAGATCTCACTTCATGAGATGGAAGTCCAAGTAAATGGATCGCAATCAAGAGAAGATATTGTGCATGAgaatgagaaaatttattatgaaaatttttcgGATGACGGAAAAGATTCTTACCACGATGTTGAGCGGGACTGGAAAACATCAGTTGTAGATGAAATAAATCCAAGGGAGGCTCTACAAGAAGAATCTGAATCCCCGGTATATTATCTGAATGAATTGCCAACCAATGACTTCAGGATGAAGCGTATTGAGGAGTGGGTCAGTGATCTTCAACATTGTAATTCGTGTGATGAAACAACTGAAGTATATGAATCTGCTGTTAATGAAGTGAAAAGAGATTCTAGTATAGAAACTGGTTCCAGTGTTGGACGAGTCGATTCCAAAGTGACTGCAGGCATGGAAGCTGCTAAGAGATATATATCTTCAATGAATGCAGCAGCCACTACTGCACAATTGGCAAACCATGGATTGGTTGTGATCCCATTTCTTAGCGCATTTGGAAGCTTAAAGGTGCTCAATCTACCAGCAAACTCCATAG GAAAAATTACTGCTGGTGCTCTACCCCGAGGTTTACATAGCCTGAATTTGTCGAAAAATAACATTGCAAACATTGAAGGCTTACGGGAATTGACACGACTACGTATGCTGGATTTGAGCTATAACCGGATATGCCGAATTGGACATG GCTTGGCTTCTTGCTCATCGTTGAAGGAGTTGTATTTAGCTGGAAATAAAATTAGTGACGTAGAAGGTCTTCACCGACTCTTAAAATTATGCATACTCGACCTACGCTTTAACAAGATATCAACAGCCAAGAGTCTCGGTCAACTCGCTGCCAATTACAATTCTTTGCAAGTCATCAGCTTGGAAGGCAACCCTGCACAGAAGAATGTTGGAGACGACCAATTGAAGAAACAGCTGCAGAGCCTTCTTCCACATCTGGTTTACTATAACCGACAGCCCACCAAAGGCGGTACCTTGAAGGATGGTACTGACCGGTCAGTCCGCCTAGGCATAAGTAGCCATCAGCTCGAGCATGGTGCAAGACCAGATCACAAGAGCGTGAGGAAGATTGCTCACAGCCACAGAAGCCAGGGATTCGTCTCGCCTAGACGATCCAAGCTTCGCCATGGAAATGTCCATGCACTGCCCCCTACTGGAAGTAAAGTAAATGGCAGTACTCGACAACACCATCGTCTTGAAATGAGCAGTAGGCGATTAGAGTATAAATCAGACTCTCTTATGCGACGGAGTCGAAGTGAGGGAACCTTGGCAGATCTTtga